One window of Felis catus isolate Fca126 chromosome D4, F.catus_Fca126_mat1.0, whole genome shotgun sequence genomic DNA carries:
- the LOC105261087 gene encoding spermatogenesis-associated protein 31D4-like isoform X1, translating to MLCFGSTCFESDPNFTFLYGLGLLLLFLCYLMGIPFPTGNTKPIQKHQGRAKRRRKGGTLKGWKCLQREEEEIRKLMSNRRSPLGRQRDTIHFRQLLCPDPFCEVCNNTTAEINRMMYPEALKDATSLGSTAPVTDSLFTSSPAFSADPPGDLTSASLPEPSLPLASTFPPNPMTPLADYVPLSPPDHSLPPQPCPPLESDFPEDHFPAQPLAVSPLPPCDAQTADPVVQPEAKLSLNTIFSLGSTVSQDVNSLSELSQTKNPTETCACHHAPPTLSVSPPPDSTLTVAQSKSISITLKPVLENSSPDGPVGLSTHIPTTTGIDHIPTTTGIDHASLCVSDFSWWKTHAKDFFPSTLAQCDFSQEILALRSEASSRGDPVAYVVEPGNLSFLSPEVLALLEKQVQKRSDFLIWKGKKGSFPKQLRPDYTLNSLGKMSESVAAQPGLAASLPFWNSKDKSKELHVHQQPPYPTTLVEVHLQQTPLQLFWGLPTLHTESLPSVAHVSEDCSSTFIFNRISTSTDQESPGLPSPLPQALPEIQPQSLPQPQPEPQPQPQPLPPTQVQPETYLQSPLPIMPSSPLPQIKSCGVCFHRPQNELESLIPSEIQDLEWNVLQKQQASLWGLPAVVQRSHEAFCPLAPNLSNRWAFQAHGAVSILPGQFPLSDELRKKLEHHLRKRLIQHRWGLPRRIHESLSLMRPPKNFSNIPEMGHYRRLQQTSKSQSSNTLNVGLSPSESFHEGDSEMLQLEDPFGKDLGNNPENGPKDHLLSDPESSSDKDMGYDAEEELMSPSENTSRASVERLGQRQLENVLRIHLSKKLEEINEGQLPGTVHSSWHTMNQTLLHPEKSHTEIQQRVLPPSVGGEYCLNTSRELSFIESNAQQMLESHIKQFHHRKVEGLPPKDLESIAIFKLKEAPSQSLSHSNLPRSTNLISEANSKSGDFKSLRGSSKSLHGDKVGTANSAPILDHSLPATSTVGKEGQGIPAKSPRPIKHGLAEKVQKMKDGRQTLQPIRHSTIGKASETQTVPANRWPSKQPARQAGTRREPKDKTVNPSDRVKMQQGKMVVNPEPVSVPKVSRELFMAMELDGHQSKPRDSLTTSQPGSPQMINVNANKDKRTMTIKSHPPNTSIPRDPNLTESLYKELKLKLEQRQQSWAQSKDNNLPPSTSKASLTHDQEDSSGDMGASQVLHVRVQDTGISTEQQHDTWVPKHVLRKHQHKNLPPATETVSPPCSKAQEFGGGDAGLGTSQPIRKSCPPRDVALAEKPGSQSSRTLSQKGQPPPERLFRKKVKAILQWLNPGRKCKRQENSQEKGILPCVQSRGMVQGRAAFTGRTEAQKLRKDVGKFLEEKMGHRHATDSACPQQPLLSSAKFGKPRKEAQVQAQAQPAQGPPLSYRAPSSKERNTKSCHQEAVFVGHSHSPSIRQIRDKGRHPQEAVALKGQLLCQNHRLSVPHREPVPHPHCTCRHQAGQGPPATLTTAKGTLYRDLCLSFRQKTLLQNFQRGKFPSPNPTK from the coding sequence CCCCCTAGGCCGGCAACGTGATACAATCCACTTTCGTCAACTGTTATGTCCAGACCCCTTCTGTGAGGTGTGTAATAACACAACTGCTGAGATCAATCGGATGATGTACCCAGAGGCCCTCAAAGATGCTACTTCCTTGGGTTCCACAGCTCCTGTGACTGACTCATTGTTCACTTCATCCCCTGCCTTCTCAGCAGACCCTCCAGGAGACCTAACATCAGCTTCTCTGCCTGAGCCTTCCCTGCCACTTGCCTCCACCTTCCCACCTAACCCAATGACCCCCTTGGCTGACTATGTTCCACTCTCACCACCGGATCACTCTTTGCCACCACAGCCTTGTCCTCCCTTGGAATCTGATTTCCCTGAGGACCATTTCCCAGCCCAACCCCTTGCCgtttcccctctcccaccatgTGATGCTCAGACAGCGGACCCTGTTGTTCAACCAGAGGCCAAATTGTCTCTAAATACCATCTTCTCTCTTGGCTCCACCGTTTCCCAAGATGTCAACTCCTTATCGGAGTTGTCCCAGACAAAGAATCCCACTGAGACCTGTGCTTGTCATCATGCACCACCAACCCTGTCTGTTTCACCACCACCAGACAGCACTTTAACTGTGGCTCAGTCTAAATCAATTTCCATCACCTTGAAGCCTGTTCTGGAGAACTCATCTCCAGATGGCCCTGTTGGATTGTCCACTCATATCCCAACAACCACAGGCATTGACCATATCCCAACAACCACAGGCATTGACCATGCAAGCTTGTGTGTCTCAGACTTCTCTTGGTGGAAAACTCATGCCAAAGACTTCTTCCCTTCTACCTTGGCTCAATGTGATTTCAGCCAAGAGATTCTTGCCCTCCGTTCTGAGGCTTCTTCCAGGGGAGACCCTGTGGCCTACGTTGTAGAGCCTGGTAACCTGTCTTTCCTCAGCCCCGAAGTCCTGGCACTTCTGGAGAAACAAGTCCAAAAGAGGAGTGATTTCTTGAtatggaagggaaagaagggttCTTTTCCAAAACAACTCAGGCCAGACTACACACTaaattctttgggaaaaatgtcAGAGTCAGTTGCTGCCCAGCCTGGCTTGGcagcctcccttcctttctggaaTAGCAAAGACAAATCAAAGGAGCTGCATGTGCATCAGCAGCCCCCCTATCCTACAACCTTGGTAGAGGTCCATTTACAGCAAACACCTTTGCAGCTCTTCTGGGGTCTCCCAACTCTGCATACTGAGTCTTTGCCGTCTGTTGCCCATGTCTCAGAGGATTGTTCCTCAACCTTTATTTTCAATAGAATCTCTACCTCCACAGACCAGGAATCCCCAGGACTTCCCTCTCCACTTCCTCAGGCCCTGCCTGAGATCCAGCCTCAATCCCTGCCTCAACCCCAGCCTGAACCCCAGCCTCAACCCCAGCCCCTACCTCCCACTCAAGTCCAGCCTGAGACCTACCTTCAATCCCCACTCCCAATAATGCCATCTAGTCCTCTACCCCAGATTAAGAGCTGTGGAGTGTGTTTTCATAGACCCCAGAATGAATTGGAGTCTCTCATCCCCTCTGAAATTCAAGACCTAGAATGGAATGTTTTGCAGAAGCAACAGGCAAGTTTGTGGGGTTTACCCGCTGTGGTTCAGAGATCCCATGAGGCCTTTTGTCCTTTGGCTCCTAACCTGTCTAACCGCTGGGCCTTCCAGGCCCATGGTGCAGTCTCTATCCTTCCTGGACAGTTTCCTCTCAGTGATGAGCTTCGTAAGAAACTAGAGCATCACCTCCGAAAGAGGCTCATCCAGCACCGGTGGGGCCTTCCCCGCAGGATCCATGAGTCTCTATCACTGATGAGGCCTCCGAAGAATTTTTCAAACATACCTGAGATGGGGCACTATCGTAGACTCCAACAGACCTCTAAGAGTCAGAGTAGCAACACTCTAAATGTTGGGTTGAGCCCATCTGAAAGCTTCCATGAGGGGGACTCAGAAATGCTTCAGCTAGAGGACCCCTTTGGGAAGGATCTGGGAAACAACCCAGAGAATGGGCCAAAAGATCATCTGTTGAGTGACCCAGAGAGCTCTTCAGATAAGGATATGGGGTATGATGCTGAGGAAGAACTTATGAGCCCATCCGAGAATACATCAAGGGCATCTGTGGAGAGACTAGGCCAAAGGCAACTTGAAAATGTCCTCAGAATACATCTGAGCAAAAAGTTGGAGGAAATCAATGAGGGTCAGCTCCCCGGGACCGTGCATAGTTCATGGCACACTATGAATCAGACATTGCTTCATCCTGAGAAATCCCACACTGAAATACAACAGAGAGTTCTGCCACCATCAGTGGGTGGGGAATATTGCCTGAATACCTCCCGGGAGCTTTCCTTCATTGAATCTAATGCACAGCAGATGCTGGAGTCCCATATTAAACAATTCCATCATAGAAAGGTAGAGGGCCTTCCCCCTAAGGACCTTGAATCCATAGCTATCTTTAAATTGAAAGAGGCCCCATCCCAGTCCTTATCCCATTCGAACCTTCCCCGCTCAACCAACCTGATTTCTGAGGCCAACTCTAAATCTGGGGACTTCAAGTCCCTTAGAGGAAGCTCTAAATCTCTCCATGGAGACAAAGTGGGAACAGCAAATTCAGCCCCCATCCTGGATCATTCTCTCCCTGCCACCTCAACTGTGGGCAAGGAAGGACAGGGAATCCCAGCAAAATCACCGCGTCCTATCAAACATGGGCTTGCAGAAAAAGTTCAGAAAATGAAGGATGGCAGACAGACTCTTCAACCTATCAGACATAGCACCATAGGCAAAGCAAGCGAGACACAGACTGTGCCAGCCAACAGATGGCCCTCAAAGCAGCCCGCAAGGCAAGCTGGCACCAGGCGTGAGCCAAAGGATAAGACCGTAAATCCCAGCGATAGAGTCAAGATGCAACAGGGCAAAATGGTGGTGAATCCAGAACCTGTTTCTGTGCCCAAAGTGTCCAGGGAGTTATTCATGGCTATGGAGCTAGATGGGCATCAATCAAAACCTAGAGATAGCTTGACAACCAGCCAGCCAGGAAGCCCCCAAATGATAAATGTGAATGCAAATAAGGACAAACGTACTATGACCATTAAAAGCCACCCACCAAACACATCAATTCCCCGAGATCCCAATTTAACAGAAAGCCTGTATAAggaattaaaacttaaattgGAGCAAAGACAGCAGAGCTGGGCCCAGAGCAAAGACAACAACCTTCCCCCCTCGACTTCCAAGGCCTCCCTGACTCATGACCAGGAGGACTCCAGTGGGGACATGGGAGCTTCCCAGGTGCTTCACGTCCGTGTGCAGGACACAGGAATTAGTACGGAACAGCAGCACGATACATGGGTCCCTAAGCATGTCTTAAGGAAGCACCAGCACAAGAATCTCCCACCAGCTACAGAGACAGTGAGCCCTCCGTGTTCCAAAGCACAAGAGTTTGGTGGAGGGGATGCAGGGTTGGGGACATCCCAGCCTATAAGGAAGAGTTGCCCTCCTCGGGACGTGGCACTGGCGGAGAAGCCTGGGAGCCAATCCTCCCGCACCCTATCACAGAAGGGTCAGCCTCCCCCTGAACgccttttcagaaaaaaagtgaagGCTATATTACAATGGCTGAATCCTGGCAGAAAGtgcaaaagacaagaaaactcCCAGGAAAAGGGCATCCTGCCATGTGTGCAAAGCAGAGGCATGGTTCAAGGTAGAGCTGCCTTTACTGGGAGGACTGAAGCTCAGAAACTCAGGAAAGATGTTGGGAAGTTCTTAGAAGAGAAGATGGGGCACCGGCATGCTACAGATAGCGCCTGTCCTCAACAGCCCCTTCTGTCCTCAGCCAAGTTTGGGAAACCTCGGAAGGAAGCACAAGTGCAGGCCCAGGCACAGCCTGCCCAGGGGCCTCCTCTCAGCTACAGGGCTCCCTCCAGTAAGGAGAGAAATACCAAGTCCTGTCACCAGGAAGCTGTCTTTGTGGGCCACAGCCATTCTCCAAGTATTAGACAGATCAGGGACAAGGGCAGACACCCCCAGGAAGCTGTGGCCCTTAAGGGCCAGCTGTTGTGTCAGAACCATCGCCTGTCTGTGCCCCACAGGGAGCCTGTGCCTCACCCACACTGCACCTGCAGGCATCAAGCTGGCCAGGGGCCTCCagccactctcaccactgctaaAGGCACGCTATACAGAGATCTGTGTCTATCATTTAGACAGAAAACCCTTCTCCAGAATTTCCAGAGGGGGAAATTTCCCAGCCCGAATCCCACAAAATAA
- the LOC105261087 gene encoding spermatogenesis-associated protein 31D1-like isoform X2: MSNRRSPLGRQRDTIHFRQLLCPDPFCEVCNNTTAEINRMMYPEALKDATSLGSTAPVTDSLFTSSPAFSADPPGDLTSASLPEPSLPLASTFPPNPMTPLADYVPLSPPDHSLPPQPCPPLESDFPEDHFPAQPLAVSPLPPCDAQTADPVVQPEAKLSLNTIFSLGSTVSQDVNSLSELSQTKNPTETCACHHAPPTLSVSPPPDSTLTVAQSKSISITLKPVLENSSPDGPVGLSTHIPTTTGIDHIPTTTGIDHASLCVSDFSWWKTHAKDFFPSTLAQCDFSQEILALRSEASSRGDPVAYVVEPGNLSFLSPEVLALLEKQVQKRSDFLIWKGKKGSFPKQLRPDYTLNSLGKMSESVAAQPGLAASLPFWNSKDKSKELHVHQQPPYPTTLVEVHLQQTPLQLFWGLPTLHTESLPSVAHVSEDCSSTFIFNRISTSTDQESPGLPSPLPQALPEIQPQSLPQPQPEPQPQPQPLPPTQVQPETYLQSPLPIMPSSPLPQIKSCGVCFHRPQNELESLIPSEIQDLEWNVLQKQQASLWGLPAVVQRSHEAFCPLAPNLSNRWAFQAHGAVSILPGQFPLSDELRKKLEHHLRKRLIQHRWGLPRRIHESLSLMRPPKNFSNIPEMGHYRRLQQTSKSQSSNTLNVGLSPSESFHEGDSEMLQLEDPFGKDLGNNPENGPKDHLLSDPESSSDKDMGYDAEEELMSPSENTSRASVERLGQRQLENVLRIHLSKKLEEINEGQLPGTVHSSWHTMNQTLLHPEKSHTEIQQRVLPPSVGGEYCLNTSRELSFIESNAQQMLESHIKQFHHRKVEGLPPKDLESIAIFKLKEAPSQSLSHSNLPRSTNLISEANSKSGDFKSLRGSSKSLHGDKVGTANSAPILDHSLPATSTVGKEGQGIPAKSPRPIKHGLAEKVQKMKDGRQTLQPIRHSTIGKASETQTVPANRWPSKQPARQAGTRREPKDKTVNPSDRVKMQQGKMVVNPEPVSVPKVSRELFMAMELDGHQSKPRDSLTTSQPGSPQMINVNANKDKRTMTIKSHPPNTSIPRDPNLTESLYKELKLKLEQRQQSWAQSKDNNLPPSTSKASLTHDQEDSSGDMGASQVLHVRVQDTGISTEQQHDTWVPKHVLRKHQHKNLPPATETVSPPCSKAQEFGGGDAGLGTSQPIRKSCPPRDVALAEKPGSQSSRTLSQKGQPPPERLFRKKVKAILQWLNPGRKCKRQENSQEKGILPCVQSRGMVQGRAAFTGRTEAQKLRKDVGKFLEEKMGHRHATDSACPQQPLLSSAKFGKPRKEAQVQAQAQPAQGPPLSYRAPSSKERNTKSCHQEAVFVGHSHSPSIRQIRDKGRHPQEAVALKGQLLCQNHRLSVPHREPVPHPHCTCRHQAGQGPPATLTTAKGTLYRDLCLSFRQKTLLQNFQRGKFPSPNPTK, from the coding sequence CCCCCTAGGCCGGCAACGTGATACAATCCACTTTCGTCAACTGTTATGTCCAGACCCCTTCTGTGAGGTGTGTAATAACACAACTGCTGAGATCAATCGGATGATGTACCCAGAGGCCCTCAAAGATGCTACTTCCTTGGGTTCCACAGCTCCTGTGACTGACTCATTGTTCACTTCATCCCCTGCCTTCTCAGCAGACCCTCCAGGAGACCTAACATCAGCTTCTCTGCCTGAGCCTTCCCTGCCACTTGCCTCCACCTTCCCACCTAACCCAATGACCCCCTTGGCTGACTATGTTCCACTCTCACCACCGGATCACTCTTTGCCACCACAGCCTTGTCCTCCCTTGGAATCTGATTTCCCTGAGGACCATTTCCCAGCCCAACCCCTTGCCgtttcccctctcccaccatgTGATGCTCAGACAGCGGACCCTGTTGTTCAACCAGAGGCCAAATTGTCTCTAAATACCATCTTCTCTCTTGGCTCCACCGTTTCCCAAGATGTCAACTCCTTATCGGAGTTGTCCCAGACAAAGAATCCCACTGAGACCTGTGCTTGTCATCATGCACCACCAACCCTGTCTGTTTCACCACCACCAGACAGCACTTTAACTGTGGCTCAGTCTAAATCAATTTCCATCACCTTGAAGCCTGTTCTGGAGAACTCATCTCCAGATGGCCCTGTTGGATTGTCCACTCATATCCCAACAACCACAGGCATTGACCATATCCCAACAACCACAGGCATTGACCATGCAAGCTTGTGTGTCTCAGACTTCTCTTGGTGGAAAACTCATGCCAAAGACTTCTTCCCTTCTACCTTGGCTCAATGTGATTTCAGCCAAGAGATTCTTGCCCTCCGTTCTGAGGCTTCTTCCAGGGGAGACCCTGTGGCCTACGTTGTAGAGCCTGGTAACCTGTCTTTCCTCAGCCCCGAAGTCCTGGCACTTCTGGAGAAACAAGTCCAAAAGAGGAGTGATTTCTTGAtatggaagggaaagaagggttCTTTTCCAAAACAACTCAGGCCAGACTACACACTaaattctttgggaaaaatgtcAGAGTCAGTTGCTGCCCAGCCTGGCTTGGcagcctcccttcctttctggaaTAGCAAAGACAAATCAAAGGAGCTGCATGTGCATCAGCAGCCCCCCTATCCTACAACCTTGGTAGAGGTCCATTTACAGCAAACACCTTTGCAGCTCTTCTGGGGTCTCCCAACTCTGCATACTGAGTCTTTGCCGTCTGTTGCCCATGTCTCAGAGGATTGTTCCTCAACCTTTATTTTCAATAGAATCTCTACCTCCACAGACCAGGAATCCCCAGGACTTCCCTCTCCACTTCCTCAGGCCCTGCCTGAGATCCAGCCTCAATCCCTGCCTCAACCCCAGCCTGAACCCCAGCCTCAACCCCAGCCCCTACCTCCCACTCAAGTCCAGCCTGAGACCTACCTTCAATCCCCACTCCCAATAATGCCATCTAGTCCTCTACCCCAGATTAAGAGCTGTGGAGTGTGTTTTCATAGACCCCAGAATGAATTGGAGTCTCTCATCCCCTCTGAAATTCAAGACCTAGAATGGAATGTTTTGCAGAAGCAACAGGCAAGTTTGTGGGGTTTACCCGCTGTGGTTCAGAGATCCCATGAGGCCTTTTGTCCTTTGGCTCCTAACCTGTCTAACCGCTGGGCCTTCCAGGCCCATGGTGCAGTCTCTATCCTTCCTGGACAGTTTCCTCTCAGTGATGAGCTTCGTAAGAAACTAGAGCATCACCTCCGAAAGAGGCTCATCCAGCACCGGTGGGGCCTTCCCCGCAGGATCCATGAGTCTCTATCACTGATGAGGCCTCCGAAGAATTTTTCAAACATACCTGAGATGGGGCACTATCGTAGACTCCAACAGACCTCTAAGAGTCAGAGTAGCAACACTCTAAATGTTGGGTTGAGCCCATCTGAAAGCTTCCATGAGGGGGACTCAGAAATGCTTCAGCTAGAGGACCCCTTTGGGAAGGATCTGGGAAACAACCCAGAGAATGGGCCAAAAGATCATCTGTTGAGTGACCCAGAGAGCTCTTCAGATAAGGATATGGGGTATGATGCTGAGGAAGAACTTATGAGCCCATCCGAGAATACATCAAGGGCATCTGTGGAGAGACTAGGCCAAAGGCAACTTGAAAATGTCCTCAGAATACATCTGAGCAAAAAGTTGGAGGAAATCAATGAGGGTCAGCTCCCCGGGACCGTGCATAGTTCATGGCACACTATGAATCAGACATTGCTTCATCCTGAGAAATCCCACACTGAAATACAACAGAGAGTTCTGCCACCATCAGTGGGTGGGGAATATTGCCTGAATACCTCCCGGGAGCTTTCCTTCATTGAATCTAATGCACAGCAGATGCTGGAGTCCCATATTAAACAATTCCATCATAGAAAGGTAGAGGGCCTTCCCCCTAAGGACCTTGAATCCATAGCTATCTTTAAATTGAAAGAGGCCCCATCCCAGTCCTTATCCCATTCGAACCTTCCCCGCTCAACCAACCTGATTTCTGAGGCCAACTCTAAATCTGGGGACTTCAAGTCCCTTAGAGGAAGCTCTAAATCTCTCCATGGAGACAAAGTGGGAACAGCAAATTCAGCCCCCATCCTGGATCATTCTCTCCCTGCCACCTCAACTGTGGGCAAGGAAGGACAGGGAATCCCAGCAAAATCACCGCGTCCTATCAAACATGGGCTTGCAGAAAAAGTTCAGAAAATGAAGGATGGCAGACAGACTCTTCAACCTATCAGACATAGCACCATAGGCAAAGCAAGCGAGACACAGACTGTGCCAGCCAACAGATGGCCCTCAAAGCAGCCCGCAAGGCAAGCTGGCACCAGGCGTGAGCCAAAGGATAAGACCGTAAATCCCAGCGATAGAGTCAAGATGCAACAGGGCAAAATGGTGGTGAATCCAGAACCTGTTTCTGTGCCCAAAGTGTCCAGGGAGTTATTCATGGCTATGGAGCTAGATGGGCATCAATCAAAACCTAGAGATAGCTTGACAACCAGCCAGCCAGGAAGCCCCCAAATGATAAATGTGAATGCAAATAAGGACAAACGTACTATGACCATTAAAAGCCACCCACCAAACACATCAATTCCCCGAGATCCCAATTTAACAGAAAGCCTGTATAAggaattaaaacttaaattgGAGCAAAGACAGCAGAGCTGGGCCCAGAGCAAAGACAACAACCTTCCCCCCTCGACTTCCAAGGCCTCCCTGACTCATGACCAGGAGGACTCCAGTGGGGACATGGGAGCTTCCCAGGTGCTTCACGTCCGTGTGCAGGACACAGGAATTAGTACGGAACAGCAGCACGATACATGGGTCCCTAAGCATGTCTTAAGGAAGCACCAGCACAAGAATCTCCCACCAGCTACAGAGACAGTGAGCCCTCCGTGTTCCAAAGCACAAGAGTTTGGTGGAGGGGATGCAGGGTTGGGGACATCCCAGCCTATAAGGAAGAGTTGCCCTCCTCGGGACGTGGCACTGGCGGAGAAGCCTGGGAGCCAATCCTCCCGCACCCTATCACAGAAGGGTCAGCCTCCCCCTGAACgccttttcagaaaaaaagtgaagGCTATATTACAATGGCTGAATCCTGGCAGAAAGtgcaaaagacaagaaaactcCCAGGAAAAGGGCATCCTGCCATGTGTGCAAAGCAGAGGCATGGTTCAAGGTAGAGCTGCCTTTACTGGGAGGACTGAAGCTCAGAAACTCAGGAAAGATGTTGGGAAGTTCTTAGAAGAGAAGATGGGGCACCGGCATGCTACAGATAGCGCCTGTCCTCAACAGCCCCTTCTGTCCTCAGCCAAGTTTGGGAAACCTCGGAAGGAAGCACAAGTGCAGGCCCAGGCACAGCCTGCCCAGGGGCCTCCTCTCAGCTACAGGGCTCCCTCCAGTAAGGAGAGAAATACCAAGTCCTGTCACCAGGAAGCTGTCTTTGTGGGCCACAGCCATTCTCCAAGTATTAGACAGATCAGGGACAAGGGCAGACACCCCCAGGAAGCTGTGGCCCTTAAGGGCCAGCTGTTGTGTCAGAACCATCGCCTGTCTGTGCCCCACAGGGAGCCTGTGCCTCACCCACACTGCACCTGCAGGCATCAAGCTGGCCAGGGGCCTCCagccactctcaccactgctaaAGGCACGCTATACAGAGATCTGTGTCTATCATTTAGACAGAAAACCCTTCTCCAGAATTTCCAGAGGGGGAAATTTCCCAGCCCGAATCCCACAAAATAA